A window of the Streptomyces sp. NBC_01351 genome harbors these coding sequences:
- a CDS encoding VWA domain-containing protein, whose amino-acid sequence MITRKRLAAGACGLLAALAVGLFPASASAADGQTAKEPPKVDLVLDVSGSMRANDIDGQSRMSAAKQAFNEVIDAVPDEVRLGIRTLGATYPGEDKALGCKDTKQLYPVGPLNRTEAKTAVATLAPTGWTPIGPALLAAAQDLEGGEATKRIVLITDGEDTCAPLDPCEVARDIAAKGINLTIDTLGLVPDAKIRAQLTCIAEATGGTYTAVQHKDELSSRVRQLIDRAAEPVVNPVATEGAKQCEGAPLLKPGLYSDRETFGEHRWYRVEVLPGQELRASVSIASDRAVNRDYGVLLRATTLHGREIVRGAEAGDGRTDVISTGLRYPKAEIDGVDADTKPAAETVCVQVSNSFSAPASVKTAPGMPVELTIDLVDGPDTASDTASFGLGRGWWLLAALALVGLLAGLVWGWISRWRISVWRTN is encoded by the coding sequence ATGATCACAAGAAAACGGCTTGCGGCCGGGGCGTGCGGCCTGCTCGCCGCCCTCGCCGTCGGGCTCTTCCCGGCGAGCGCCAGCGCCGCCGACGGACAGACGGCGAAGGAACCCCCCAAGGTCGATCTCGTCCTCGACGTCAGCGGCTCCATGCGGGCCAACGACATCGACGGCCAATCCCGGATGTCCGCCGCCAAGCAGGCGTTCAACGAGGTCATCGACGCCGTCCCCGACGAAGTGCGGCTCGGCATACGTACCTTGGGCGCCACCTACCCCGGCGAGGACAAGGCGCTCGGCTGCAAGGACACCAAGCAGCTGTACCCGGTAGGCCCGCTCAACCGCACCGAGGCCAAAACCGCCGTGGCCACCCTCGCCCCCACCGGGTGGACGCCGATCGGTCCGGCCCTGCTGGCCGCCGCCCAGGACCTGGAGGGCGGCGAAGCCACCAAGCGGATCGTCCTCATCACCGACGGCGAGGACACCTGCGCCCCGCTCGACCCGTGCGAAGTGGCGCGCGACATCGCCGCCAAGGGCATCAACCTGACCATCGACACCCTCGGCCTGGTTCCCGACGCCAAGATCCGCGCCCAGCTCACCTGCATCGCCGAGGCCACCGGCGGTACGTACACCGCGGTGCAGCACAAGGACGAACTCTCCAGCCGCGTCCGCCAATTGATCGACCGGGCCGCCGAGCCCGTCGTCAACCCGGTCGCCACCGAGGGCGCCAAGCAGTGCGAAGGCGCCCCCCTGCTGAAGCCCGGCCTCTACAGCGACCGCGAGACCTTCGGCGAGCACCGCTGGTACCGGGTCGAGGTCCTCCCCGGCCAGGAACTGCGCGCCTCCGTGAGCATCGCCTCCGACCGCGCCGTCAACCGGGACTACGGAGTCCTGCTGCGCGCCACCACCCTCCACGGCCGGGAGATCGTCCGCGGCGCGGAGGCCGGTGACGGGCGCACCGACGTCATCTCCACCGGCCTGCGCTACCCGAAGGCCGAGATCGACGGGGTCGACGCGGACACGAAGCCGGCCGCCGAGACCGTCTGCGTCCAGGTCAGCAACTCCTTCTCCGCACCCGCCTCCGTCAAGACCGCCCCGGGCATGCCCGTCGAGCTGACCATCGACCTCGTCGACGGACCCGACACGGCCTCCGACACCGCCTCCTTCGGCCTCGGGCGCGGCTGGTGGCTCCTGGCGGCCCTGGCCCTCGTCGGACTGCTGGCCGGTCTGGTGTGGGGCTGGATCTCGCGCTGGCGCATCTCCGTCTGGAGGACCAACTGA
- a CDS encoding FAD-dependent monooxygenase, with the protein MAHTYATDVLVAGAGPVGLTAAVELRRRGVSCRIVDRLPARLPFAKAVGIQPRTLELWDRMGLVRAALDAAVPLRGQLVYVNGVEQPRLDMLLPPEVPYGFAALPQYETERLLADFLARFGTEVERGTELVSFAQDADGVTNRVRTPSGAEEEVRTRFLVGCDGAHSIVRKGLGLTFEGGAFPEEFMLADVEVDWDLPHEYGLRSMHRDASGAVDDVLVGIPLPGPGRYRMSMKVPPELSTAQRVGADPDGVAHGLQSSRAPELPDIQAVLDRLSPQPTTASGIRWTSVFRISHRIVNHYGDGRVFVAGDAAHIHPPTGAQGMNTGIQDAWNLAWKLALAVGGGTHPRLLDSYDAERRPVGEEVIGRTVRHAKEGIQADPEDPRTLVLREAQLLVGYRGSPLTDPPGVGQGPRPGDRAPDCVGLTGQIAAYPLRLYDLLRDRDHVLLLYADGRGPGPDPGELARAAREATGGRMETLVLLAADAPSATPSTDGLPVYRDTATQFARRYEAQGPTAFVIRPDGYLGARLAPPTVRALRTHLADVFAPTDQG; encoded by the coding sequence ATGGCGCACACCTACGCAACGGACGTACTCGTCGCCGGCGCCGGCCCCGTCGGGCTGACGGCGGCCGTCGAACTCCGCAGGCGCGGTGTCTCCTGCCGCATCGTCGACCGCCTGCCCGCCCGGCTGCCGTTCGCGAAGGCCGTCGGCATCCAGCCCCGCACCCTGGAACTCTGGGACCGCATGGGCCTGGTGCGCGCCGCGCTCGACGCGGCCGTCCCGTTGCGCGGGCAGCTGGTCTACGTCAACGGCGTCGAGCAGCCCCGCCTCGACATGCTGCTGCCGCCGGAAGTCCCGTACGGATTCGCGGCCCTGCCGCAGTACGAGACCGAGCGCCTCCTCGCCGATTTCCTGGCCCGCTTCGGCACCGAGGTCGAACGCGGCACCGAGCTGGTGTCGTTCGCCCAGGACGCCGACGGAGTGACCAACCGGGTCCGTACCCCTTCCGGAGCGGAGGAGGAAGTGCGGACCCGGTTCCTCGTGGGCTGCGACGGTGCGCACAGCATCGTCCGCAAGGGGCTCGGACTCACCTTCGAGGGCGGAGCCTTCCCCGAGGAGTTCATGCTGGCCGACGTCGAGGTCGACTGGGACCTGCCCCACGAGTACGGACTGCGCTCCATGCACCGGGACGCCTCCGGCGCCGTGGACGACGTACTGGTGGGCATCCCCCTGCCCGGCCCGGGCCGCTACCGGATGTCGATGAAGGTCCCGCCCGAACTCTCCACCGCCCAACGGGTGGGCGCGGACCCCGACGGCGTCGCGCACGGACTGCAGAGCAGCCGCGCCCCCGAACTGCCCGACATCCAGGCCGTCCTGGACCGACTGTCACCGCAACCCACCACGGCCTCCGGCATCCGCTGGACCTCCGTGTTCCGGATCAGCCACCGCATCGTGAACCACTACGGCGACGGCCGGGTCTTCGTCGCCGGGGACGCCGCCCACATCCACCCGCCGACGGGCGCCCAGGGCATGAACACCGGGATCCAGGACGCCTGGAACCTGGCCTGGAAACTCGCCCTCGCGGTCGGGGGAGGCACCCACCCCCGCCTCCTCGACAGCTACGACGCCGAGCGCCGGCCCGTCGGCGAGGAAGTCATCGGCCGCACCGTCCGGCACGCCAAGGAGGGCATCCAGGCCGACCCGGAGGACCCGCGGACCCTGGTGCTGCGCGAGGCCCAACTCCTCGTCGGCTACCGCGGCAGCCCCCTCACCGACCCGCCCGGCGTGGGGCAGGGCCCCCGCCCGGGGGACCGGGCACCCGACTGCGTCGGCCTCACCGGGCAGATCGCGGCCTACCCGCTGCGCCTGTACGACCTCCTGCGCGACCGCGACCACGTACTGCTGCTCTACGCGGACGGCCGCGGGCCCGGGCCGGACCCGGGCGAGCTCGCCCGCGCGGCCAGGGAGGCCACCGGCGGCCGCATGGAGACCCTCGTCCTGCTCGCCGCAGACGCCCCCTCCGCCACCCCTTCCACGGACGGCCTGCCGGTCTACCGGGACACCGCGACCCAGTTCGCCCGCCGCTACGAGGCGCAAGGCCCGACGGCCTTCGTCATCCGCCCGGACGGCTACCTCGGGGCCCGCCTCGCCCCACCCACCGTGCGGGCACTGCGCACCCACCTGGCCGACGTCTTCGCCCCCACGGATCAGGGGTAG
- a CDS encoding organic hydroperoxide resistance protein has protein sequence MDALYTAVATANGREGRTVSSDGQLDLALAMPPALGGNGQGTNPEQLFAAGYAACFSSALGLVGRQAKADTSEVSVTAEVSIGKDGAGFGLGVVLRVELPESLAGETGALLVKQAHEVCPYSRATRGNIAVDLVIE, from the coding sequence ATGGACGCGCTGTACACCGCTGTCGCCACCGCCAACGGCCGCGAGGGCCGCACCGTCAGCTCCGACGGTCAGCTCGACCTCGCCCTGGCCATGCCCCCGGCGCTCGGCGGCAACGGACAGGGCACGAACCCCGAGCAGCTCTTCGCGGCCGGCTACGCCGCCTGCTTCTCCAGCGCGCTCGGCCTGGTCGGCCGCCAGGCCAAGGCCGACACCAGCGAGGTCTCGGTCACCGCGGAGGTCTCCATCGGCAAGGACGGCGCGGGCTTCGGCCTGGGCGTCGTCCTGCGCGTCGAGCTCCCCGAGTCCCTCGCGGGCGAGACCGGCGCCCTGCTGGTCAAGCAGGCGCACGAGGTCTGCCCGTACTCCCGCGCCACCCGCGGCAACATCGCCGTGGACCTCGTCATCGAGTAG
- a CDS encoding MarR family winged helix-turn-helix transcriptional regulator, which produces MTEQPTATHPDQDFLRLDGQICFALNAASRAFGGLYRVVLKDLGLTYPQYLVMLVLWEHGEMPVKQIGQHLRLDSGTLSPLLKRLEAAGLVRRERSTEDERSVHAHLTEEGAALRARAVEVPRRIATATGFELGEIIDLQTRLNRLTAALDAAAPEEA; this is translated from the coding sequence ATGACCGAGCAGCCGACCGCCACCCACCCCGACCAGGACTTCCTGCGCCTGGACGGCCAGATCTGCTTCGCGCTGAACGCCGCGAGCCGCGCCTTCGGCGGGCTGTACCGCGTCGTCCTGAAGGACCTCGGGCTCACCTACCCGCAGTACCTGGTGATGCTGGTGCTGTGGGAGCACGGGGAGATGCCGGTCAAGCAGATCGGGCAGCACCTGCGACTGGACTCGGGGACGCTGTCCCCGCTGCTCAAGCGACTCGAGGCAGCCGGACTGGTGCGCCGCGAGCGCAGCACCGAGGACGAGCGTTCCGTGCACGCGCACCTGACCGAGGAGGGCGCGGCTCTGCGCGCCCGGGCCGTGGAGGTACCGCGCCGGATCGCGACCGCGACCGGGTTCGAGCTCGGCGAGATCATCGACCTCCAGACCCGCTTGAACCGCCTCACCGCCGCCCTCGACGCCGCCGCGCCGGAGGAGGCGTAG
- a CDS encoding PHP domain-containing protein, translated as MDPVAALDRIAFLLERAQAPTYRVRAFRTAAATVGAMGGPELAERAAAAGSLEQLKGIGPKTAQVVREALAGEVPAYLRTLEDEAAALPDAPPATPAATALRAALRGDCHMHSDWSDGGSPIEAMGRAAAALGHEWAVLTDHSPRLTIARGLSPERLREQLGVVAELAEAWAPFRLLTGIECDILDDGSLDQEPELLERLDLVVGSVHSKLRMDAPAMTSRLLAAVRNPLMDVLGHCTGRLVTGRTRPESRFDAEAVFAACAEAGTAVEINSRPDRLDPPRRLLRLAVASGTFFAIDTDAHAPGQLDWQILGCERAVECGVPPERVINTWSAEELLTWTRTRRAP; from the coding sequence ATGGATCCGGTTGCGGCGCTGGACCGCATCGCCTTCCTGCTGGAGCGCGCACAGGCGCCCACGTACCGGGTGCGGGCCTTCCGGACGGCGGCGGCCACGGTCGGGGCGATGGGCGGGCCGGAGCTGGCGGAGCGCGCGGCGGCCGCCGGTTCCCTGGAGCAGCTCAAGGGCATCGGCCCGAAGACGGCCCAGGTCGTACGCGAGGCACTCGCCGGGGAGGTTCCGGCCTATCTCCGGACCCTGGAGGACGAGGCCGCCGCCCTCCCCGACGCACCGCCTGCCACCCCTGCCGCCACCGCCCTGCGGGCGGCGCTGCGCGGGGACTGCCACATGCACTCGGACTGGTCGGACGGCGGCAGCCCGATCGAGGCGATGGGGCGGGCGGCCGCCGCGCTGGGCCACGAGTGGGCGGTCCTCACCGACCACTCGCCGCGGCTGACGATCGCCCGGGGGCTCTCCCCGGAGCGGCTGCGCGAGCAGCTCGGGGTGGTGGCCGAACTGGCCGAGGCCTGGGCGCCGTTCCGGCTGCTGACCGGCATCGAGTGCGACATCCTCGACGACGGTTCGCTGGACCAGGAGCCGGAGCTGCTGGAGCGGCTGGACCTCGTGGTCGGCTCGGTGCACTCGAAGCTGCGGATGGACGCGCCCGCGATGACCAGCCGCCTGCTGGCGGCGGTGCGCAACCCGCTGATGGACGTACTGGGCCACTGCACGGGGCGGCTGGTGACGGGGCGGACGCGGCCGGAGTCCCGGTTCGACGCCGAGGCCGTCTTCGCGGCCTGTGCGGAGGCCGGTACCGCCGTCGAGATCAACAGCCGCCCCGACCGGCTGGACCCGCCCCGCCGGCTGCTGCGGCTCGCCGTCGCGTCCGGCACCTTCTTCGCCATCGACACGGACGCGCACGCCCCGGGCCAGCTGGACTGGCAGATCCTGGGCTGCGAACGGGCCGTGGAGTGCGGGGTGCCGCCCGAGCGCGTGATCAACACCTGGTCGGCGGAGGAGCTGCTGACCTGGACCCGCACCCGTCGTGCCCCTTAG